The following are encoded in a window of Armigeres subalbatus isolate Guangzhou_Male unplaced genomic scaffold, GZ_Asu_2 Contig1830, whole genome shotgun sequence genomic DNA:
- the LOC134203378 gene encoding protein fem-1 homolog B-like isoform X1, which yields MEAEMTKEVSPVPRPERGREFNKLSLVHRVYYACKDGFARLLLATLKDISCEHDRKAIVDQEISEEESQLYTPLIVAALNGHYDVVHILLTQVKPNMEKEGRVKFDGHLIEGASALWVASGAGHLNIVKLLIEHGADVNHHTKNLSTPVRAACFDGRLDVIRYLVDHNADINLPNIYNNTCLMITAYKGHAEVVEFLLENDAMLNEQANCGATALHYAAECGHLDVCTVLLDYGAVLKKNEYGMTAVICASERTREPVVQLFVNKSGLLTREEQIDALELIGASFANDKDNYSLVKAFHYLISAMELRYEDPDNVIRKPLLPSISAYEHWIECQTMQDLQAIRYNHNSLHMESLTIRERILGRHCPEVAHSIVFRGAVCADNGRFDRCESLWLHAMHLKQQNSLSVQRDLLRFAQLFSQMLSINVPLRFCNVVDVLTACVDELAQNKNKMIDPGEKDLLEVIAEEYELNVVTVLYLITIITKLIKLKNADITEENLRDVYRLVYKLNNLSVRLRDDQTLLHLSVNGVTPVDDFHTDDICRFPCVDTVKLLLKCGASLSVMDADRNTPLHTLCSTLQTAVIRMSESDVKTIVQDLVELFIDAGIHLDAVNSDGLKASQVCVQSSVATFIKAYETRAINLKCLAARCIALHRVAYKEAIPRQLETFVQLHCSEKF from the exons gAAATTTCCGAGGAAGAGAGCCAACTGTACACTCCGCTGATCGTGGCTGCCCTAAATGGCCACTACGATGTGGTCCACATCCTTTTGACCCAGGTGAAACCCAACATGGAAAAAGAGGGCCGTGTTAAGTTTGATGGCCATTTGATCGAAGGTGCTTCGGCGCTGTGGGTTGCCTCTGGGGCAGGGCACCTAAACATTGTCAAACTGCTTATCGAACATGGTGCAGATGTGAATCACCACACGAAAAATCTGTCCACTCCAGTAAGGGCGGCCTGCTTCGATGGACGGTTGGACGTCATCCGGTATCTGGTGGACCACAATGCGGACATTAATTTGCCAAACATTTATAACAATACTTGCTTGATGATCACCGCGTACAAGGGTCATGCCGAAGTGGTGGAGTTCCTGTTGGAGAACGATGCAATGCTGAATGAACAGGCCAACTGTGGGGCTACTGCGCTGCATTATGCAGCAGAATGCGGTCACCTGGACGTCTGTACAGTGCTACTGGATTACGGTGCAGTACTCAAGAAGAATGAGTACGGAATGACGGCTGTGATTTGTGCCTCGGAGAGGACACGGGAACCTGTGGTACAGTTGTTTGTGAATAAATCGGGCCTGCTGACCCGTGAAGAGCAGATTGACGCTTTGGAACTGATAGGTGCTTCGTTTGCGAATGATAAGGACAATTACAGCTTGGTGAAAGCGTTTCATTATTTGATTTCGGCGATGGAGTTAAG GTACGAAGATCCGGACAACGTTATTCGCAAACCGCTGCTGCCTTCCATCTCCGCCTATGAACACTGGATCGAATGCCAAACCATGCAGGACCTACAGGCAATCCGGTATAACCACAACTCACTGCACATGGAATCGCTGACCATACGGGAACGCATCCTGGGCCGACACTGCCCCGAGGTGGCCCACTCGATTGTCTTCCGTGGAGCGGTATGCGCCGATAATGGTCGGTTCGACCGCTGCGAGAGTCTCTGGCTTCACGCGATGCATTTGAAACAGCAAAACTCACTCTCGGTTCAGCGGGACTTACTGCGCTTTGCGCAgcttttctcacagatgctctCTATCAATGTTCCTCTGCGATTTTGCAACGTGGTCGATGTATTGACGGCGTGCGTCGATGAATTGGCgcagaataaaaacaaaatgatcGATCCGGGTGAAAAAGATCTGCTGGAAGTGATAGCCGAAGAGTACGAACTTAATGTGGTTACGGTACTGTATTTAATTACCATCATAACCAAGTTGATAAAACTGAAAAATGCAGATATTACGGAGGAGAATCTCAGGGACGTATATAGACTAGTTTATAAGTTAAATAATTTATCTGTGAGGCTCAGAGACGATCAGACACTGCTGCATCTTTCGGTGAACGGAGTCACTCCGGTTGACGATTTTCACACGGATGATATCTGTAG ATTTCCGTGTGTTGACACTGTGAAGCTGTTACTGAAGTGCGGTGCATCATTGTCCGTGATGGATGCTGATCGGAATACTCCTTTGCATACACTTTGTTCTACG TTGCAGACTGCCGTCATTCGAATGTCGGAAAGCGACGTGAAAACTATCGTGCAAGATTTGGTCGAGCTGTTCATCGATGCAGGTATCCACCTGGATGCGGTCAACAGCGACGGTCTGAAGGCATCACAGGTTTGCGTTCAAA GCTCTGTAGCTACATTCATCAAGGCCTACGAAACACGTGCAATCAATCTGAAATGTTTGGCCGCCCGTTGCATAGCGTTGCATCGGGTAGCGTACAAGGAGGCAATTCCTCGACAGTTGGAGACATTCGTGCAGCTGCATTGCTCGGAAAAATTTTAA
- the LOC134203378 gene encoding protein fem-1 homolog B-like isoform X2, producing the protein MEAEMTKEVSPVPRPERGREFNKLSLVHRVYYACKDGFARLLLATLKDISCEHDRKAIVDQEISEEESQLYTPLIVAALNGHYDVVHILLTQVKPNMEKEGRVKFDGHLIEGASALWVASGAGHLNIVKLLIEHGADVNHHTKNLSTPVRAACFDGRLDVIRYLVDHNADINLPNIYNNTCLMITAYKGHAEVVEFLLENDAMLNEQANCGATALHYAAECGHLDVCTVLLDYGAVLKKNEYGMTAVICASERTREPVVQLFVNKSGLLTREEQIDALELIGASFANDKDNYSLVKAFHYLISAMELRYEDPDNVIRKPLLPSISAYEHWIECQTMQDLQAIRYNHNSLHMESLTIRERILGRHCPEVAHSIVFRGAVCADNGRFDRCESLWLHAMHLKQQNSLSVQRDLLRFAQLFSQMLSINVPLRFCNVVDVLTACVDELAQNKNKMIDPGEKDLLEVIAEEYELNVVTVLYLITIITKLIKLKNADITEENLRDVYRLVYKLNNLSVRLRDDQTLLHLSVNGVTPVDDFHTDDICRFPCVDTVKLLLKCGASLSVMDADRNTPLHTLCSTTAVIRMSESDVKTIVQDLVELFIDAGIHLDAVNSDGLKASQVCVQSSVATFIKAYETRAINLKCLAARCIALHRVAYKEAIPRQLETFVQLHCSEKF; encoded by the exons gAAATTTCCGAGGAAGAGAGCCAACTGTACACTCCGCTGATCGTGGCTGCCCTAAATGGCCACTACGATGTGGTCCACATCCTTTTGACCCAGGTGAAACCCAACATGGAAAAAGAGGGCCGTGTTAAGTTTGATGGCCATTTGATCGAAGGTGCTTCGGCGCTGTGGGTTGCCTCTGGGGCAGGGCACCTAAACATTGTCAAACTGCTTATCGAACATGGTGCAGATGTGAATCACCACACGAAAAATCTGTCCACTCCAGTAAGGGCGGCCTGCTTCGATGGACGGTTGGACGTCATCCGGTATCTGGTGGACCACAATGCGGACATTAATTTGCCAAACATTTATAACAATACTTGCTTGATGATCACCGCGTACAAGGGTCATGCCGAAGTGGTGGAGTTCCTGTTGGAGAACGATGCAATGCTGAATGAACAGGCCAACTGTGGGGCTACTGCGCTGCATTATGCAGCAGAATGCGGTCACCTGGACGTCTGTACAGTGCTACTGGATTACGGTGCAGTACTCAAGAAGAATGAGTACGGAATGACGGCTGTGATTTGTGCCTCGGAGAGGACACGGGAACCTGTGGTACAGTTGTTTGTGAATAAATCGGGCCTGCTGACCCGTGAAGAGCAGATTGACGCTTTGGAACTGATAGGTGCTTCGTTTGCGAATGATAAGGACAATTACAGCTTGGTGAAAGCGTTTCATTATTTGATTTCGGCGATGGAGTTAAG GTACGAAGATCCGGACAACGTTATTCGCAAACCGCTGCTGCCTTCCATCTCCGCCTATGAACACTGGATCGAATGCCAAACCATGCAGGACCTACAGGCAATCCGGTATAACCACAACTCACTGCACATGGAATCGCTGACCATACGGGAACGCATCCTGGGCCGACACTGCCCCGAGGTGGCCCACTCGATTGTCTTCCGTGGAGCGGTATGCGCCGATAATGGTCGGTTCGACCGCTGCGAGAGTCTCTGGCTTCACGCGATGCATTTGAAACAGCAAAACTCACTCTCGGTTCAGCGGGACTTACTGCGCTTTGCGCAgcttttctcacagatgctctCTATCAATGTTCCTCTGCGATTTTGCAACGTGGTCGATGTATTGACGGCGTGCGTCGATGAATTGGCgcagaataaaaacaaaatgatcGATCCGGGTGAAAAAGATCTGCTGGAAGTGATAGCCGAAGAGTACGAACTTAATGTGGTTACGGTACTGTATTTAATTACCATCATAACCAAGTTGATAAAACTGAAAAATGCAGATATTACGGAGGAGAATCTCAGGGACGTATATAGACTAGTTTATAAGTTAAATAATTTATCTGTGAGGCTCAGAGACGATCAGACACTGCTGCATCTTTCGGTGAACGGAGTCACTCCGGTTGACGATTTTCACACGGATGATATCTGTAG ATTTCCGTGTGTTGACACTGTGAAGCTGTTACTGAAGTGCGGTGCATCATTGTCCGTGATGGATGCTGATCGGAATACTCCTTTGCATACACTTTGTTCTACG ACTGCCGTCATTCGAATGTCGGAAAGCGACGTGAAAACTATCGTGCAAGATTTGGTCGAGCTGTTCATCGATGCAGGTATCCACCTGGATGCGGTCAACAGCGACGGTCTGAAGGCATCACAGGTTTGCGTTCAAA GCTCTGTAGCTACATTCATCAAGGCCTACGAAACACGTGCAATCAATCTGAAATGTTTGGCCGCCCGTTGCATAGCGTTGCATCGGGTAGCGTACAAGGAGGCAATTCCTCGACAGTTGGAGACATTCGTGCAGCTGCATTGCTCGGAAAAATTTTAA
- the LOC134203378 gene encoding protein fem-1 homolog B-like isoform X3, whose amino-acid sequence MEKEGRVKFDGHLIEGASALWVASGAGHLNIVKLLIEHGADVNHHTKNLSTPVRAACFDGRLDVIRYLVDHNADINLPNIYNNTCLMITAYKGHAEVVEFLLENDAMLNEQANCGATALHYAAECGHLDVCTVLLDYGAVLKKNEYGMTAVICASERTREPVVQLFVNKSGLLTREEQIDALELIGASFANDKDNYSLVKAFHYLISAMELRYEDPDNVIRKPLLPSISAYEHWIECQTMQDLQAIRYNHNSLHMESLTIRERILGRHCPEVAHSIVFRGAVCADNGRFDRCESLWLHAMHLKQQNSLSVQRDLLRFAQLFSQMLSINVPLRFCNVVDVLTACVDELAQNKNKMIDPGEKDLLEVIAEEYELNVVTVLYLITIITKLIKLKNADITEENLRDVYRLVYKLNNLSVRLRDDQTLLHLSVNGVTPVDDFHTDDICRFPCVDTVKLLLKCGASLSVMDADRNTPLHTLCSTLQTAVIRMSESDVKTIVQDLVELFIDAGIHLDAVNSDGLKASQVCVQSSVATFIKAYETRAINLKCLAARCIALHRVAYKEAIPRQLETFVQLHCSEKF is encoded by the exons ATGGAAAAAGAGGGCCGTGTTAAGTTTGATGGCCATTTGATCGAAGGTGCTTCGGCGCTGTGGGTTGCCTCTGGGGCAGGGCACCTAAACATTGTCAAACTGCTTATCGAACATGGTGCAGATGTGAATCACCACACGAAAAATCTGTCCACTCCAGTAAGGGCGGCCTGCTTCGATGGACGGTTGGACGTCATCCGGTATCTGGTGGACCACAATGCGGACATTAATTTGCCAAACATTTATAACAATACTTGCTTGATGATCACCGCGTACAAGGGTCATGCCGAAGTGGTGGAGTTCCTGTTGGAGAACGATGCAATGCTGAATGAACAGGCCAACTGTGGGGCTACTGCGCTGCATTATGCAGCAGAATGCGGTCACCTGGACGTCTGTACAGTGCTACTGGATTACGGTGCAGTACTCAAGAAGAATGAGTACGGAATGACGGCTGTGATTTGTGCCTCGGAGAGGACACGGGAACCTGTGGTACAGTTGTTTGTGAATAAATCGGGCCTGCTGACCCGTGAAGAGCAGATTGACGCTTTGGAACTGATAGGTGCTTCGTTTGCGAATGATAAGGACAATTACAGCTTGGTGAAAGCGTTTCATTATTTGATTTCGGCGATGGAGTTAAG GTACGAAGATCCGGACAACGTTATTCGCAAACCGCTGCTGCCTTCCATCTCCGCCTATGAACACTGGATCGAATGCCAAACCATGCAGGACCTACAGGCAATCCGGTATAACCACAACTCACTGCACATGGAATCGCTGACCATACGGGAACGCATCCTGGGCCGACACTGCCCCGAGGTGGCCCACTCGATTGTCTTCCGTGGAGCGGTATGCGCCGATAATGGTCGGTTCGACCGCTGCGAGAGTCTCTGGCTTCACGCGATGCATTTGAAACAGCAAAACTCACTCTCGGTTCAGCGGGACTTACTGCGCTTTGCGCAgcttttctcacagatgctctCTATCAATGTTCCTCTGCGATTTTGCAACGTGGTCGATGTATTGACGGCGTGCGTCGATGAATTGGCgcagaataaaaacaaaatgatcGATCCGGGTGAAAAAGATCTGCTGGAAGTGATAGCCGAAGAGTACGAACTTAATGTGGTTACGGTACTGTATTTAATTACCATCATAACCAAGTTGATAAAACTGAAAAATGCAGATATTACGGAGGAGAATCTCAGGGACGTATATAGACTAGTTTATAAGTTAAATAATTTATCTGTGAGGCTCAGAGACGATCAGACACTGCTGCATCTTTCGGTGAACGGAGTCACTCCGGTTGACGATTTTCACACGGATGATATCTGTAG ATTTCCGTGTGTTGACACTGTGAAGCTGTTACTGAAGTGCGGTGCATCATTGTCCGTGATGGATGCTGATCGGAATACTCCTTTGCATACACTTTGTTCTACG TTGCAGACTGCCGTCATTCGAATGTCGGAAAGCGACGTGAAAACTATCGTGCAAGATTTGGTCGAGCTGTTCATCGATGCAGGTATCCACCTGGATGCGGTCAACAGCGACGGTCTGAAGGCATCACAGGTTTGCGTTCAAA GCTCTGTAGCTACATTCATCAAGGCCTACGAAACACGTGCAATCAATCTGAAATGTTTGGCCGCCCGTTGCATAGCGTTGCATCGGGTAGCGTACAAGGAGGCAATTCCTCGACAGTTGGAGACATTCGTGCAGCTGCATTGCTCGGAAAAATTTTAA